Part of the Blastocatellia bacterium genome, AGACCACATGGAGGGCACAGTTGCTTCACACCACCTTCAGGAAGATGACGGCGAGCGTGAAGAGCACGAGCGTCTCGATGAAGACGACGCCGATGAGCATGAGCGTTTGGAGACGCCCGCCAGCTCCGGGATTGCGCGCTACGCCCTCACACGCGGCGCTGATGGCGCGCGAGTCGGCGTAAGCCGCCGCCGCCGCGGCAATTGCCATGCCGAAGGCAGCCGAGATGTACTTGAACGTCGTGTCCGTCACTCCCGTCCCACCTTGCTGCGCCCATGCTGGAGCGGTGAAGAACAGCAGCGAACCCATCCCCATGAGCGCTCTCGCGAACATCGGTTTCATATCCCCCTCCTGAGCATCGTGATCATCAGGGCCGCGCGGGGCGTATGAGGCCTTCGATGCCCGGTATACTTCCGTCCCCCTCTTACGACGGAAGCTCCAGACGGCATCGAATCTCGTCCATACATTGAGCCCCCGGCCCTTCCCCGCCTCACGCGGAGAGCGAAAGACATCGCCGCCGACGCGCCTGTCCTTCGCTCTCCCCTCGCGTCAGGCGTGAGCCGCTTCCTCCTGAAGCTCGACGCGCGAGATCGTACTCGCCTCCGCGTGATGCGTCACTTCGCCGATGTAGATGATCGAGAGCATGACGAAGATGAACGTCTGCATGAGCGCGACGAAAAGGCCAAGCGGCATCAGCAGCACGGGCACCCCCCAGGCGACGATCTGAGCGAAGACGCTCACCAGCGTCTCATCGCCGAAGATGTTCCAAAACAGACGCATCGAGAGCGAGATGATCCGCGCCGAATTGCTCACGATCTCCACCGGGAAGAAGAGTGGCGCGATCGCCAGGACCGGTCCCGCGAAGTGGCGCAGGTATTCGACAAGCCCGTTCTCCTTGATGCCGACGTAGTTGTAGTAGAGGAACGACATCAGAGCGAGCGCGAGCGGGACGTTGTAGTTGGCCGTGGGCGCGATGAGTCCTGGGATGAGACCCATGACGTTGCACACGCCGATGATGATGGCGAAGGTCCCGATCACGGGAAAATATCGCAATCCGTGCGGGCCGATATTCTCCCGCATCAGGTTGCGCAAGCCGCTGAAGATCAGCTCGAAGAGCTGCTGACGCGGACTCGGATTCTCCAGCGAGAGCCGTCCGAGCAAGAGCCGAAGTCCCACCGTACTGATCAGCACGGCGACGAAGAACATGACGACGTGCGTCGGAATTGGGAGATTCGGATCTCCGTGCCACTCGGCGCCGAAAAGCCCATAGAGCCGAGGCATGAGCGCTTGTTGCCAGCGATAGACAGTCGGGCCGAAGACATGATTGACCCATTCGACGAGTGCCGGGACATGATGCGCCGATCCGGCTTCCGATCCGACGGCCAAGAGGGCCAGCCCCGTGGCGACCATCACCTATTCGTCCCTCCCCAAGAGGATGCCACCGATGCAGTACCCAACCTCGAGCATAACGGCTACGACGAAGGCGCAGAATCCGGCGACCAGCGCGAGAATGTCAACCGCCCGGCTCCAGAAAGCGAATCCGATCGCTCCCCAGATGACGAGCGCTCGAAGGCTGAAGAACAAGATCGCTCGACGCGAAGCCTTCCTCGACGATCCGATCGAAGCGAAGAGCGTCCGCGTGCTCGCCGAGAGCCAACTATAGTTGGCCCAACCTAACGCTCCACCGAGGGCCACACCGAGGATAACCCCCGGCTCTCTCGTCCACGCCGCGATGAGCAGCATCGCGGCGAGCGCAAGCCACGTGTTTCGCTCCAACCGATGTCGCAGCCGGTGGAGTTCGCGCTCTTCACCGGATGTGAAGCACGCCTCGCTCATCCCTGAAAGGGGGAAATGGTAATCCACCGCTTTCCGTTTTGTCCAGGAGTTGGATTCGCGGTAACGGCTTCCGCTCTGGGGACGTGAATCAAGGGGGGACTCGCACAAGGTGCGATGCTCTCCGCTATGCTGGAAGCCACAAAGATGGCGGAGAGATTCGGTCCTCCTCCCGCCCTATCAGATCCCGAGGGCGTAGGTGAGATCACTCGGTTCCGAAACGCATCTTGTGCGCA contains:
- the atpB gene encoding F0F1 ATP synthase subunit A, with the translated sequence MVATGLALLAVGSEAGSAHHVPALVEWVNHVFGPTVYRWQQALMPRLYGLFGAEWHGDPNLPIPTHVVMFFVAVLISTVGLRLLLGRLSLENPSPRQQLFELIFSGLRNLMRENIGPHGLRYFPVIGTFAIIIGVCNVMGLIPGLIAPTANYNVPLALALMSFLYYNYVGIKENGLVEYLRHFAGPVLAIAPLFFPVEIVSNSARIISLSMRLFWNIFGDETLVSVFAQIVAWGVPVLLMPLGLFVALMQTFIFVMLSIIYIGEVTHHAEASTISRVELQEEAAHA
- a CDS encoding ATP synthase F0 subunit C, with product MKPMFARALMGMGSLLFFTAPAWAQQGGTGVTDTTFKYISAAFGMAIAAAAAAYADSRAISAACEGVARNPGAGGRLQTLMLIGVVFIETLVLFTLAVIFLKVV